A region of uncultured Carboxylicivirga sp. DNA encodes the following proteins:
- a CDS encoding TonB-dependent receptor, protein MNRIIQWLLLAFIWPALSFAQTISLIDQQHHTPIVNASYKYGSIHGTSDSDGKITVDNDDQSTLYLSHVNYGQLVITSYQLISILKDGRILWKKQIFELQPISVIALHHSMDDSLIIVCDDQNRLAHDVSSVLAQLPEIALIKKSGTYGFDPVLRGFKYDQLNIVLDGAQSTNAACPNRMDPPSSQIPVNMLSQINILKGPYSLRYGTGIGGTINFKTEPIQFDSTQLFSGRISGGYETNGNISRSEGLVKISQKTFNLRFYGSVSNGDDYKDGDNNEVPSSFYRNNFGTIAGFKLSDNQSLKLSVSHNYAKDVDFPALAMDLRKDDTWLGSLNHNIKFRKKLIKWNTNIYSTYVNHLMDNYDKVITPRMADAVTDAKTYNYGGRTEGKWQLGVNQLYVGADYRGDKAEGERSRTFLMGPNTGNTVYDNVWQDASIDQTGIFAEFRHNLTNWQLVYAGRLTLNQAKSGNLDAYFETLYEDIESSDLNTSLSIGLSKQLLSKVKAELWLGHAERSGSLTERYINFLPVGVDPYEMLGNPLLSSEKNNQMDLILNYHSTATRFQVSGFFSLVNDFISSEIRTDLNSKMATAPGVRQYINIDAVLLKGFELIWTQKISSNINHRLSMAYTHGTNNDTDEALPEIPPMDFRYSLHGLFLNKKLQPEIQFRHVWNQSRIATSYGETETPAFNLVNLSIDYTINNHFEVNASVYNLLDETYYEHLTRSVSSGTSAINAPGRNMIFTVVARW, encoded by the coding sequence ATGAATAGAATAATCCAATGGTTGTTGCTGGCTTTTATTTGGCCTGCACTATCATTTGCACAAACTATTTCCCTGATTGATCAGCAACATCATACACCTATTGTTAATGCCTCGTATAAATATGGCAGCATACATGGTACATCAGATAGCGATGGTAAAATAACAGTAGATAATGATGATCAATCAACATTATACTTGTCACACGTTAACTATGGTCAATTGGTAATAACATCATATCAATTAATATCCATCCTTAAGGATGGTAGAATACTCTGGAAAAAACAAATCTTCGAACTTCAGCCCATCAGTGTTATTGCTTTGCATCACTCAATGGATGATTCTTTAATCATTGTTTGTGACGATCAGAACCGACTGGCTCATGATGTTTCTTCAGTGTTGGCTCAATTACCTGAAATAGCATTAATTAAAAAAAGTGGAACTTACGGATTTGATCCGGTCCTTAGGGGATTTAAATACGATCAGCTTAATATTGTTTTAGATGGAGCGCAAAGTACCAATGCAGCCTGTCCCAATCGGATGGATCCTCCAAGCAGTCAGATACCGGTTAACATGTTATCTCAGATTAATATTCTTAAAGGACCTTACTCACTCAGGTACGGAACCGGAATTGGTGGAACTATCAATTTTAAGACAGAACCAATCCAATTTGATTCTACCCAACTCTTTTCAGGGCGGATATCCGGCGGTTATGAGACAAACGGAAACATTAGCCGAAGTGAAGGTTTGGTTAAGATAAGTCAGAAAACATTTAACCTGAGATTCTACGGCTCTGTTTCAAATGGTGATGACTATAAAGATGGTGATAACAATGAGGTACCGTCCTCGTTCTACAGAAACAACTTTGGAACTATTGCAGGTTTTAAATTATCAGATAATCAATCTTTAAAACTCAGCGTCAGTCATAACTATGCAAAAGATGTTGATTTTCCTGCATTAGCAATGGATCTGCGCAAAGACGACACATGGCTTGGAAGTCTTAACCACAACATTAAGTTTCGAAAGAAACTGATTAAATGGAATACCAACATTTATTCAACCTACGTTAATCACCTGATGGACAATTACGACAAGGTTATTACACCTCGCATGGCCGATGCCGTCACAGATGCTAAAACCTATAACTATGGCGGAAGAACAGAAGGGAAATGGCAATTAGGCGTTAACCAACTATATGTAGGTGCCGATTACAGAGGAGATAAAGCAGAAGGAGAGAGGAGCAGAACATTTTTAATGGGACCCAATACAGGCAACACTGTTTATGATAATGTTTGGCAGGACGCTTCAATTGACCAAACTGGAATTTTTGCTGAGTTCAGACATAATCTTACTAACTGGCAATTGGTTTATGCAGGCCGATTGACATTAAATCAGGCTAAATCCGGCAATCTCGATGCATATTTCGAGACACTGTATGAAGACATAGAATCATCTGACCTGAATACTTCTTTAAGCATCGGTCTGAGCAAACAATTGCTCTCAAAGGTAAAAGCTGAGTTATGGCTAGGCCATGCTGAGAGAAGTGGTAGTTTAACCGAACGATACATTAATTTTCTGCCCGTAGGTGTTGATCCATACGAAATGTTGGGTAATCCTCTTCTCTCTTCAGAAAAAAATAACCAAATGGATTTAATCCTCAATTACCATTCAACGGCAACCAGGTTTCAGGTTTCAGGATTTTTTTCCTTGGTTAATGATTTTATTTCATCTGAAATCAGAACTGATTTGAATTCAAAAATGGCTACAGCACCGGGTGTGAGGCAATACATAAATATTGATGCAGTATTATTAAAAGGCTTTGAGTTGATATGGACACAGAAGATTTCTTCAAACATCAATCATCGCTTGAGCATGGCTTATACACATGGTACAAATAATGACACCGATGAGGCTTTACCCGAAATTCCACCAATGGATTTTCGCTATTCACTGCATGGATTATTTCTGAATAAGAAATTGCAGCCCGAAATACAATTTCGACATGTTTGGAACCAAAGTAGAATTGCAACCAGCTATGGTGAAACAGAAACTCCTGCTTTTAACCTGGTTAATTTATCGATTGATTACACCATAAATAATCATTTTGAGGTAAATGCAAGTGTCTATAATTTACTTGATGAAACCTATTACGAGCATCTGACTCGTTCGGTTAGTTCTGGAACATCGGCAATAAATGCTCCCGGACGAAACATGATATTCACGGTAGTTGCCAGGTGGTAA